A genomic window from Gemmatimonas sp. includes:
- the mutS gene encoding DNA mismatch repair protein MutS: MSGAATPLMQQYREIKSRHQDAILFFRMGDFYEMFYDDAETASRAIGLTLTSRNNGGAAEVPLAGIPVKAAAEYLRRLVGQGFRVAICEQVEDPKLAKGLVKREVVETITPGAVFADDLLDGARANYVCAIATGRDTSRDGSREQIGIAAADLSTGEWRLFLVTPMDAPAVLARLAPRELLVVRGVSHPELATAMQAVDNVLVTEREGWEFDAQLAGDELARQFDVRSLEGFGLGSEDAGAIGAAGALLRYLRELQPGGLPHLARPVVERPGGVMPLDEMTRRNLELVESLRGGELAGTLLSVLDRTTTPMGQRMLRQWLLAPLLERGAIELRLDAVTVLVRDPVGRAGVRDALDGVRDVERLASKAAAGRATPRELRALGDSLARLPQVANAVRAVLSHATQGNSSGGLLTAMLDDWDDGRDCADRLTTMLVERPPLMIGEEDTIAPGMDADLDALRALRDGGKDAIATIQSQERARTGIHSLKVGYNRVFGYFLEISNANKHLVPDDYQRRQTLTGAERYVTPALKEYEEKVLSAADRIEIRERELFEALRRDAGAAIRRWQQVARRVATIDVLTAFAEVAEREQYARPELNDGFDMEIVAGRHPVVERMMAREKFIPNDLVLSEDGQMIVLTGPNMAGKSTILRQVGLIQLMAQVGAYVPARRAKLPIVDRLFTRVGASDNLVRGQSTFMVEMSETSAILHTATKRSLVLLDEIGRGTSTYDGVSIAWSVSEHLHDAIGCKTVFATHYHELTQLASELSGVRNFTVAVREVGDQVLFLHRLIPGGADRSYGIEVGRLAGLPAAVIARAKEVLALLEGEGEQMAARLTADGLAAPKSVSRKGPRLKQPGGPTPQLGFFGDASAPATPDPALTRLADAVGALEPDQMTPMQALTALASLKQSLSD; encoded by the coding sequence GTGAGTGGTGCGGCCACACCGTTGATGCAGCAGTATCGGGAGATCAAGTCGCGCCATCAGGATGCGATTCTGTTTTTCCGTATGGGTGACTTCTACGAGATGTTCTACGATGACGCCGAGACGGCGTCGCGGGCGATCGGCCTCACACTCACGTCGCGTAACAACGGTGGCGCGGCCGAGGTGCCATTGGCGGGCATCCCGGTGAAGGCGGCCGCCGAGTATCTGCGCCGGTTGGTGGGGCAGGGATTTCGCGTGGCGATCTGCGAGCAGGTGGAAGATCCGAAGCTGGCGAAGGGCCTCGTGAAGCGCGAAGTGGTGGAGACGATCACGCCGGGTGCGGTGTTCGCCGACGATCTGTTGGACGGCGCGCGCGCCAACTACGTGTGTGCGATCGCTACCGGCCGTGACACGTCGCGCGATGGATCGCGCGAACAGATCGGCATCGCAGCGGCGGATCTGTCCACTGGCGAGTGGCGGTTGTTCCTGGTGACGCCGATGGATGCGCCGGCGGTACTGGCGCGGTTGGCGCCGCGCGAGCTGCTGGTGGTGCGTGGAGTGTCGCACCCCGAACTCGCGACGGCGATGCAGGCGGTGGACAACGTGCTCGTGACCGAGCGCGAAGGATGGGAGTTCGATGCGCAGCTGGCCGGCGACGAACTCGCACGGCAGTTCGACGTGCGCTCGCTGGAAGGCTTCGGCCTCGGCAGCGAAGACGCGGGGGCGATCGGAGCGGCGGGTGCGTTGCTGCGCTACTTGCGTGAACTGCAGCCGGGCGGATTGCCGCACCTCGCACGGCCGGTGGTGGAGCGTCCGGGTGGGGTGATGCCGCTCGACGAAATGACGCGTCGTAATCTCGAGCTGGTGGAGTCGCTGCGTGGCGGCGAACTGGCGGGCACTCTGTTGTCGGTGCTCGATCGTACGACCACACCGATGGGGCAGCGGATGCTGCGGCAGTGGCTGTTGGCGCCGTTGCTGGAGCGTGGTGCCATCGAGTTGCGTCTCGATGCGGTCACGGTGCTGGTGCGTGATCCGGTTGGACGCGCGGGTGTGCGCGACGCGCTCGATGGTGTGCGCGATGTGGAGCGCCTGGCCAGCAAGGCGGCGGCGGGCCGGGCGACGCCGCGCGAGCTGCGCGCGCTCGGCGATTCGCTGGCCCGGTTGCCACAGGTGGCAAACGCCGTACGCGCCGTGCTGTCGCATGCCACGCAGGGCAATTCGAGCGGCGGTCTGCTCACGGCGATGCTCGACGATTGGGATGACGGTCGCGACTGCGCTGACCGGCTCACCACGATGCTGGTGGAGCGCCCGCCGCTGATGATCGGCGAAGAGGACACCATCGCGCCCGGTATGGACGCTGATCTCGACGCGCTGCGCGCGTTACGCGACGGCGGCAAGGATGCGATCGCAACGATCCAGTCTCAGGAGCGCGCGCGCACCGGCATTCACTCGCTTAAGGTCGGCTACAACCGTGTGTTCGGGTATTTCCTCGAAATCTCGAATGCGAACAAGCATCTGGTGCCCGACGACTATCAGCGTCGGCAAACGCTGACCGGGGCCGAACGCTACGTGACGCCGGCGCTCAAGGAGTACGAAGAGAAGGTGCTGAGCGCCGCCGACCGCATCGAGATACGCGAGCGCGAACTGTTCGAAGCGTTACGGCGTGACGCGGGCGCGGCGATCCGCCGGTGGCAGCAGGTGGCGCGACGTGTGGCGACGATCGACGTGCTCACCGCTTTTGCCGAAGTGGCAGAACGTGAGCAGTATGCACGGCCGGAGCTGAACGACGGCTTCGACATGGAGATCGTGGCCGGACGTCATCCGGTGGTGGAGCGGATGATGGCGCGCGAGAAGTTCATCCCGAACGATCTTGTGCTCAGCGAAGACGGCCAGATGATCGTGCTCACCGGTCCGAACATGGCGGGTAAGAGCACGATTCTACGGCAGGTCGGTCTGATTCAGCTCATGGCGCAGGTCGGCGCGTACGTTCCGGCTCGACGGGCGAAGTTACCGATCGTGGATCGGCTGTTCACGCGCGTCGGGGCCAGCGACAATCTGGTGCGCGGGCAGTCCACGTTCATGGTCGAGATGAGCGAGACGAGCGCGATTCTGCACACCGCCACCAAACGGTCGCTGGTGCTGCTCGATGAAATCGGCCGCGGCACGAGCACGTACGACGGCGTGTCGATCGCCTGGAGTGTGAGCGAGCATCTGCACGATGCGATCGGTTGCAAGACCGTGTTCGCGACGCACTACCACGAGCTCACGCAGCTGGCGAGTGAGCTGAGTGGCGTGCGCAACTTCACGGTCGCCGTGCGCGAAGTGGGTGATCAGGTGCTGTTTCTGCACCGCCTCATTCCCGGCGGAGCCGATCGGTCGTACGGCATCGAGGTGGGACGCTTGGCGGGATTGCCGGCCGCGGTGATTGCACGCGCCAAGGAAGTGCTGGCCCTGCTCGAGGGCGAAGGCGAACAGATGGCCGCGCGCTTGACGGCCGATGGGTTGGCGGCGCCGAAGAGTGTGTCACGGAAGGGCCCGCGCCTGAAGCAGCCCGGCGGGCCCACCCCACAGCTGGGTTTCTTCGGCGATGCGAGTGCACCGGCGACGCCTGATCCGGCGCTGACCCGATTGGCCGATGCGGTGGGCGCGCTCGAACCCGATCAAATGACGCCGATGCAGGCCCTGACGGCGCTGGCCTCGCTCAAGCAGTCCCTCAGTGACTGA
- a CDS encoding Ig-like domain-containing protein, with protein sequence MYTRFAHAAESSVLHQTAVDMLSFRARSDRPASARTSRCGPLLARASIALLLLSACSGDKSTGPGPVAAAIKTQAGNAQTGVVGAALTVPLAVVVTDKDGKTISGARVDWDVGPGSGTASPTRSTADARGVATTVWNLGTTAGTARLTAQVNGVTPVVFTATVIAGPAALLVASPEAAYLNVSDTVRVRGSLRDQFGNTIVGQSITYSTLDPALASVSSTGLVTAVAVGTARVIAEASGKADTVPVSISAAGSSVCGPLTARALALGEVYIPPAGSSSITACLTSPAAINGEYALTLVSTATSFGTSSPVDLIAIGSTGPTLAALTADANPFTAGGAPASVSTDASSTLTAFDAAPTMLSPVRAAELARREVEQRELTPLVSDARDWMASRTTSSRAAYAVTAAEVKVGDVLRLNVNANVACSSADLKSGRVAAVGTKSIIVSDTENPTGGYTDTEYAAIAATFDTLVFPMDTTAFGAPSNVSGYGKIILLYTRAVNALTPSGAGYTIGGFFFARDLYPKSAKNGLAACAASNEAEMFYLLAPDPNGTVNSNKRTKDEVTLLNLTTIAHEFQHLINSSRRLYVNTGARPNEETWLDEGLSHLAEELLYFRIANVTSRQNLSLTDVAGNATRSDQFRNYASQNFSRFYSYLIAPEVNSPYAPNDSLATRGASWNFLRYAAGRQGATGEASFLRSLVNSNTTGVANLQNVLSGSQFADYLRDWSVSLIADDFSVATTAALSSSYIMPSWNFRSIYPGLRFSGGTALGVYPIATRSLMSGSPQRVLLAGGTSSFVRFGIPAGRSAIVTLSSNGALPPSTLRYALTRLR encoded by the coding sequence ATGTACACCCGCTTCGCGCACGCGGCGGAATCGTCCGTCCTCCATCAAACCGCCGTCGATATGCTCTCGTTTCGCGCTCGCTCCGACCGTCCGGCTTCCGCTCGCACCTCGCGCTGCGGGCCACTGCTCGCGCGCGCGAGCATCGCGCTGCTGTTGCTCAGCGCCTGCTCGGGCGACAAGAGCACCGGCCCCGGACCAGTCGCGGCGGCGATCAAGACGCAGGCCGGCAACGCGCAAACGGGGGTCGTTGGCGCCGCGCTGACCGTACCGCTCGCCGTTGTGGTCACCGACAAGGACGGCAAGACGATCTCCGGCGCGCGCGTCGACTGGGATGTGGGGCCTGGATCGGGCACCGCCTCGCCGACGCGCTCCACGGCCGACGCGCGTGGTGTCGCGACCACGGTGTGGAACCTCGGTACGACCGCCGGCACCGCGCGCCTCACCGCGCAGGTGAACGGCGTCACGCCGGTCGTGTTCACGGCCACGGTGATCGCCGGACCCGCCGCGTTGCTCGTGGCGTCACCGGAAGCGGCCTATCTCAACGTCAGCGACACCGTGCGGGTACGCGGATCGCTGCGCGATCAGTTCGGCAACACCATTGTCGGCCAGTCGATCACGTACAGCACGCTCGATCCGGCGTTGGCGTCGGTGAGTTCCACGGGACTCGTGACGGCGGTGGCCGTCGGTACCGCACGTGTAATCGCCGAGGCATCCGGAAAGGCCGATACGGTACCGGTGAGCATCTCGGCTGCCGGATCGAGCGTGTGTGGCCCACTCACGGCGCGCGCACTCGCGCTCGGCGAAGTGTACATCCCGCCTGCGGGCAGCTCGAGCATTACCGCCTGCCTCACGTCGCCGGCGGCGATCAACGGCGAGTACGCCCTCACGCTGGTCTCGACGGCCACATCGTTCGGTACGTCGTCACCGGTGGACCTGATCGCGATCGGCAGCACCGGCCCCACGCTCGCCGCCCTCACGGCCGATGCAAATCCCTTCACGGCGGGGGGTGCACCAGCGTCCGTGTCGACGGATGCATCGTCGACGCTCACGGCGTTCGATGCCGCACCGACGATGTTGTCACCCGTCCGCGCGGCCGAGCTGGCGCGCCGCGAAGTCGAACAGCGCGAACTGACGCCGCTGGTGAGTGACGCGCGTGACTGGATGGCATCGCGCACAACGAGTTCGCGCGCGGCGTACGCCGTCACGGCCGCCGAGGTGAAGGTGGGCGATGTACTCCGCCTGAACGTGAATGCGAACGTGGCATGCTCCAGCGCCGACCTGAAGTCGGGACGCGTGGCCGCCGTTGGCACGAAGTCGATTATCGTGAGCGACACCGAGAATCCCACGGGCGGATACACCGACACCGAATACGCCGCGATCGCCGCCACCTTCGATACGCTGGTGTTTCCGATGGACACGACGGCGTTCGGGGCGCCCTCGAACGTCAGCGGCTACGGCAAGATCATCCTGCTGTATACCCGCGCCGTGAACGCCCTCACGCCGTCTGGGGCGGGCTATACGATTGGCGGCTTCTTCTTTGCGCGTGACCTGTATCCGAAGTCGGCGAAGAATGGCCTCGCCGCGTGCGCGGCGTCGAATGAAGCCGAGATGTTCTACCTGTTGGCGCCCGATCCCAACGGCACGGTGAATTCGAACAAGCGCACGAAGGATGAGGTGACGCTGCTGAACCTCACGACCATCGCGCACGAGTTTCAGCACCTCATCAACTCATCGCGCCGCTTGTATGTGAACACGGGTGCGCGGCCCAACGAGGAGACGTGGCTGGACGAGGGATTGTCGCATCTGGCGGAAGAACTGCTGTATTTCCGCATCGCCAATGTCACCTCGCGCCAGAATCTCAGCCTGACCGACGTGGCCGGAAACGCCACGCGTTCGGATCAGTTCCGCAACTATGCCTCGCAGAACTTCTCGCGCTTCTACAGCTATCTGATCGCGCCCGAAGTGAACTCGCCGTACGCGCCCAACGACTCGTTGGCCACGCGCGGCGCGAGCTGGAATTTCCTGCGCTATGCCGCTGGTCGTCAGGGCGCGACGGGGGAAGCGTCGTTCCTGCGCTCGCTGGTGAATTCGAATACCACTGGCGTGGCCAATTTGCAGAACGTGCTCTCCGGCAGTCAGTTCGCCGACTATCTGCGTGACTGGTCGGTGTCGCTCATTGCCGACGACTTCTCGGTGGCCACCACGGCCGCGCTGTCGTCCAGTTACATCATGCCGTCGTGGAATTTCCGCAGCATCTACCCAGGGCTGCGCTTCTCCGGTGGCACGGCCCTCGGGGTGTATCCGATCGCCACGCGGTCGCTGATGTCGGGCTCACCACAGCGTGTCCTGTTGGCAGGCGGCACGAGCTCATTCGTGCGCTTCGGCATTCCCGCCGGACGCAGCGCCATCGTCACGCTGTCGTCGAATGGCGCGCTGCCGCCCAGCACGCTCAGGTACGCGCTAACGCGACTGCGCTGA
- the mug gene encoding G/U mismatch-specific DNA glycosylase encodes MTDARLPTKPTKAALAAAVHLIVPDLVAPGLRVLFCGINPGLYTAAIGHHFGRPGNRFWPALHGAGFTPRLFAPWEECELLPLGIGITNMVERTTATAAELSPEEYVAGGQRLRRLVEAQRPRVVAFLGIGAYRTAFGRPKAALGLQDERLATSALWVLPSPSGLNANHQLADLVLLLRALREWVDGT; translated from the coding sequence GTGACTGACGCGCGTCTACCGACAAAGCCGACCAAGGCGGCGTTGGCCGCGGCGGTCCATCTGATCGTGCCCGATCTGGTCGCGCCCGGGCTGCGCGTGCTGTTTTGCGGCATCAATCCCGGGCTCTATACCGCCGCGATCGGCCATCACTTCGGCCGGCCCGGTAATCGCTTCTGGCCGGCCCTGCACGGCGCCGGCTTTACGCCGCGCCTGTTCGCCCCGTGGGAAGAGTGCGAGCTGCTGCCCCTCGGCATCGGCATCACCAACATGGTGGAGCGCACCACGGCCACGGCGGCGGAGCTCAGCCCCGAGGAGTACGTGGCGGGTGGTCAGCGGCTGCGTAGGTTGGTGGAAGCGCAACGGCCGCGGGTGGTGGCCTTCCTGGGAATCGGCGCCTACCGCACGGCATTCGGGCGTCCCAAGGCCGCGCTGGGCTTGCAAGACGAACGGCTCGCCACCTCGGCGTTGTGGGTACTACCGAGTCCGAGCGGATTGAACGCCAATCACCAACTGGCGGATCTCGTGTTGCTGCTGCGAGCGCTGCGCGAATGGGTGGATGGCACGTGA
- a CDS encoding glutaminyl-peptide cyclotransferase, with protein MRRSRTASVVILFGTVAFVSTAGAFGACGGDRGAASAANGDTTGTVAARTPTFRFEVVQSYPHDPKAFTQGLVWHEDRMFESTGQVGSSNIREVELNTGRVIRQQDLEAPHFGEGIVLLGDKLIQITWTTGKAFVYDWKTFKRTGEFTYDGEGWGLTTDGSAIIMSNGTSAIVWRDPATFAVQKTITVTDHGTPVSQLNELEWVKGEIWANIWQSEQIARIDPATGNVTGWIDLKGILPSMDRTGNEDVMNGIAYDAVRDRLFVTGKLWSKLYEITLKQRS; from the coding sequence ATGCGACGTTCGCGGACGGCTTCGGTCGTCATTCTGTTCGGTACGGTGGCGTTCGTCTCGACGGCCGGCGCGTTCGGGGCGTGCGGTGGGGATCGCGGCGCGGCGAGTGCGGCGAACGGAGACACGACCGGCACCGTGGCCGCGCGCACGCCGACGTTCCGCTTCGAGGTCGTGCAAAGTTATCCGCACGATCCGAAGGCGTTTACGCAGGGACTCGTGTGGCACGAGGACCGGATGTTCGAGAGCACCGGGCAGGTGGGCTCGTCGAACATTCGTGAAGTCGAGCTCAATACCGGTCGCGTGATCCGTCAGCAGGATCTCGAAGCACCCCACTTCGGTGAAGGCATCGTGCTGCTGGGCGACAAGCTGATCCAGATCACGTGGACGACCGGCAAGGCGTTCGTGTACGACTGGAAGACATTCAAGCGCACCGGCGAGTTCACCTACGACGGCGAAGGGTGGGGACTCACCACCGACGGGTCAGCCATCATCATGAGCAACGGCACGTCAGCGATCGTGTGGCGCGATCCGGCCACGTTCGCGGTACAGAAGACGATCACCGTGACCGATCATGGCACGCCGGTGTCGCAGCTCAACGAACTCGAATGGGTGAAGGGCGAGATCTGGGCGAACATCTGGCAGAGCGAGCAGATCGCGCGCATCGATCCCGCCACGGGCAACGTAACGGGATGGATCGATCTCAAGGGCATTCTGCCGTCGATGGATCGCACCGGCAACGAAGATGTCATGAATGGCATCGCATACGATGCGGTGCGTGATCGTCTGTTCGTGACCGGAAAGCTCTGGTCGAAACTCTACGAGATCACGCTCAAGCAGCGATCGTAA
- a CDS encoding energy transducer TonB has protein sequence MLLPVLFTLGLLSCSERGRSARPGSADWFRAMPDERPQMLNVDVPFRYPLSLYERKIQGNVLLRLFVASDGLVVPDSTRIIEPSGHPELDQAALAGVSRLRFRAARLRGTPIPVSLIFPVHFRHPEGPTLPGDSL, from the coding sequence GTGCTGCTCCCTGTCCTGTTCACCCTCGGCCTGCTCAGCTGTTCCGAGCGAGGACGATCGGCGCGACCGGGGAGTGCGGACTGGTTTCGCGCGATGCCGGACGAGCGTCCACAGATGTTGAATGTCGACGTGCCGTTCCGGTATCCGCTGTCCCTGTATGAACGGAAAATACAGGGCAACGTGCTGCTTCGGCTGTTTGTCGCGTCGGACGGTCTCGTCGTACCCGATAGTACCCGGATCATCGAGCCGTCAGGCCACCCCGAGCTTGATCAGGCGGCGTTGGCCGGCGTGTCCCGATTGAGGTTCCGCGCCGCCCGCTTGCGTGGCACCCCGATTCCCGTGTCGTTGATCTTCCCCGTGCATTTCCGACATCCCGAGGGGCCAACGCTCCCCGGGGACTCCCTGTGA
- a CDS encoding SPOR domain-containing protein, which translates to MKRGCLKLVGVGTVALVWLASTASAQITPGVERTTARARAMIDGGDGASARTLLDSLVGAVPVGTLDLAEALYWRAVLAERVGEAERDWKRLVIDVPLSPRAPDALVRLGELDMLRGHPADARVYFTRLLRDFPSGTYRAKGLLWLTRSYFEERNMTGGCSALDSLRGVDVPDGELRLQLDELQRRCTGGALTSPVSPAPAASKSAEKTVEQTVEKPADKSAVGRGRYSVQLAAYDTRAEAADAVKRFAKRAIDARIDGEQKPFRVRTGYYVTRADATNALNALKKLGFDGFVAERAP; encoded by the coding sequence ATGAAGCGCGGCTGTCTGAAGCTGGTCGGCGTTGGCACGGTGGCGCTGGTCTGGCTTGCCTCGACGGCGTCGGCGCAGATCACGCCGGGGGTGGAGCGCACGACGGCGCGGGCCCGCGCGATGATTGATGGCGGCGACGGTGCGTCGGCGCGCACGCTGCTGGATTCGCTGGTCGGTGCGGTGCCGGTGGGGACGCTCGATCTCGCCGAAGCGCTGTACTGGCGCGCCGTGCTCGCGGAACGCGTCGGTGAAGCGGAGCGCGACTGGAAACGCCTGGTGATCGATGTGCCGCTGTCACCGCGCGCGCCCGATGCGCTGGTGCGGCTGGGCGAACTCGATATGCTCCGCGGCCATCCGGCCGATGCGCGCGTGTATTTCACGCGACTCCTGCGCGATTTCCCGAGCGGCACGTACCGCGCGAAGGGACTGCTGTGGCTGACGCGCAGTTACTTCGAGGAGCGCAACATGACGGGCGGCTGCAGCGCGCTCGATTCGCTGCGCGGCGTCGACGTTCCTGATGGTGAACTGCGATTGCAGTTGGACGAACTGCAACGCCGATGCACGGGCGGCGCGCTGACTTCGCCGGTGTCGCCGGCACCGGCCGCCTCGAAATCCGCTGAGAAGACGGTCGAGCAGACGGTCGAGAAGCCCGCCGACAAGTCCGCCGTTGGTCGAGGGCGTTACTCGGTGCAGTTGGCCGCGTACGACACGCGCGCGGAGGCGGCCGACGCCGTGAAGCGCTTCGCGAAGCGGGCGATCGACGCGCGCATCGATGGCGAGCAGAAGCCGTTCCGGGTTCGCACGGGCTACTACGTCACGCGCGCCGACGCGACCAACGCACTGAACGCGCTGAAGAAGCTCGGGTTTGACGGTTTTGTCGCGGAGCGCGCGCCGTGA